The following coding sequences lie in one Paenibacillus durus ATCC 35681 genomic window:
- a CDS encoding MFS transporter, translated as MRAYMYSAIIAFGLFSIVNTEFGVIGTFIQISEKYQISASQTGMLVSLFALTIAIFGPFMTLLFSGFNKKRIMASVLALFAIANLLSAVAPNFSVLLIVRILPAFLHPVYFSLAFVAAASFFPSGQKSKATAYVFTGGTVGMVLGVPFTSFIADQFSLEASFLFSAALNLIALISLLISVPSMPVTAKLSYKKQLGVLAKPQLWLNIATVCLTISAMFAVFSYFAEYLGQITKMSGKLISTMLILFGASGVLGNLQAGRLLSKHVVKTTVLYPAVLALTYLIVFWGGAYFIPMMIIVIVWGFIHTGGFIINQNWLASEASEAPEFANSLFVSFSNLGIAIGTASGGQFLLHMGTHQIIWGGLMFLALAVIGMVAKIKWYGIRSV; from the coding sequence GACTGTTCAGCATCGTCAACACGGAATTTGGCGTCATCGGCACGTTTATACAAATTAGCGAGAAGTATCAAATCAGCGCTTCGCAGACCGGTATGCTCGTAAGTTTGTTTGCGCTCACGATTGCGATTTTTGGCCCGTTCATGACGCTGCTGTTCTCAGGGTTTAACAAAAAACGGATCATGGCCTCCGTGCTTGCCCTTTTTGCCATCGCCAATCTTCTGTCCGCAGTCGCTCCTAACTTTTCGGTTCTGCTGATCGTCCGTATCCTGCCCGCTTTTCTTCACCCGGTCTATTTCTCACTGGCTTTCGTAGCCGCAGCAAGTTTTTTTCCAAGCGGACAAAAGAGTAAAGCGACAGCCTATGTATTTACCGGAGGTACGGTGGGAATGGTTCTGGGTGTACCGTTCACCTCTTTTATCGCGGATCAATTTTCACTTGAAGCCTCATTCTTGTTCTCCGCCGCTCTGAATCTGATCGCGCTAATCAGTCTGTTGATCTCGGTTCCAAGCATGCCGGTAACGGCAAAACTATCCTATAAAAAGCAGCTCGGCGTACTGGCTAAACCCCAGCTATGGCTGAACATTGCCACCGTCTGCTTGACCATTTCGGCGATGTTTGCGGTATTCAGCTATTTTGCCGAATATCTCGGACAAATTACAAAGATGAGCGGGAAATTAATAAGCACCATGCTAATTCTGTTTGGAGCAAGCGGTGTGCTGGGAAATTTGCAGGCAGGGCGATTGCTTAGCAAGCATGTTGTCAAAACGACCGTTCTGTATCCTGCTGTATTGGCCTTAACGTATCTGATCGTATTCTGGGGCGGAGCTTACTTCATTCCAATGATGATCATCGTAATTGTATGGGGATTCATTCATACCGGGGGCTTTATTATCAATCAGAACTGGTTAGCCTCCGAAGCATCGGAAGCGCCGGAATTCGCCAACAGCCTGTTCGTCTCTTTCTCGAATTTGGGCATTGCGATCGGTACGGCTTCAGGAGGCCAGTTCTTGTTGCATATGGGCACACATCAGATCATCTGGGGCGGTTTAATGTTTCTGGCGCTTGCGGTAATCGGGATGGTTGCGAAAATAAAATGGTATGGCATCCGCAGCGTTTAA